From Candidatus Binataceae bacterium, the proteins below share one genomic window:
- a CDS encoding alpha/beta hydrolase, translated as MSRVPLEHFLPGTPRLHYLEWNPAGAPTIVLLHGGSANGWWWQAVADQIGPRPRLLALDQRGHGDSDWVAPPAYAPADYVADLHRLVGALALRAPIIVGHSQGGINALAYAGTHRDVARAVVAIDSPLRSSPQRDRFLKRLRSLPTVVYADLATAQARFRLMPDEGQVAGAILAEIATRSVRPVSGGYTLKFDRESFWGRDGIDVLKVVAMIEVPVLLVRAEHSRLMSAQALNEAVASNPLVRTQVIPAAYHHVLLEQPAAVAELIRGLISEFA; from the coding sequence ATGTCGAGAGTGCCGCTGGAACATTTTCTTCCGGGGACTCCCCGCCTGCATTATCTGGAGTGGAACCCGGCTGGGGCGCCTACGATAGTTCTGCTCCACGGAGGATCGGCCAACGGCTGGTGGTGGCAGGCGGTGGCCGACCAAATCGGCCCGCGCCCGCGCCTGCTGGCCCTGGATCAGCGCGGCCATGGCGATAGCGATTGGGTTGCGCCACCGGCCTACGCGCCCGCCGACTATGTCGCCGACTTGCATCGACTGGTGGGCGCCTTGGCATTGCGCGCGCCAATCATAGTGGGGCATAGCCAGGGCGGAATCAACGCTCTGGCGTACGCCGGTACCCATCGCGACGTTGCCCGGGCGGTAGTCGCGATCGACTCACCGTTGCGTTCGTCGCCCCAGCGCGATCGCTTTCTGAAGCGGTTGCGCAGCCTGCCCACGGTGGTTTACGCCGATCTGGCGACCGCACAGGCGCGCTTTCGCTTGATGCCAGACGAGGGCCAGGTGGCCGGCGCGATTCTAGCTGAAATCGCCACTCGCAGCGTGCGACCGGTCAGCGGCGGCTACACCTTGAAATTCGATCGCGAAAGCTTTTGGGGGCGCGACGGCATCGACGTCCTCAAGGTGGTGGCCATGATCGAAGTTCCTGTTTTGTTGGTGCGTGCCGAACACAGCCGCCTCATGAGTGCCCAAGCGCTGAACGAGGCAGTGGCCAGCAACCCCTTAGTACGGACCCAGGTAATTCCCGCCGCGTACCACCACGTGTTGCTGGAGCAGCCGGCCGCAGTGGCCGAGTTGATTCGCGGCTTGATCAGTGAATTTGCTTGA